GTGCCTCGCGGCCGCGCTTGACCATCCGCTTGAGCCCGGGGCGGTCCTCGGCGAGGTCGAGCCGGTCCCAGACGTGGTACTCCTTCATGAAGCCCAGGTCGGTCTCCGCGGAGGAGGACAGGTAGCCGTGCAGCCAGGCCGTGCCGCCCTTCTGGCAGCCGGTGCCCAGCAGGAAGACGGGGGCGTCGCCGGGCACGGGCATCAGATCGTCGTGCGGTGGAAGCTCTGGAAGGAGCGCGAGGGCGTCGGCCCGCGCTGGCCCTGGTAGCGGCTCCCGTACTTCTCCGAGCCGTAGGGGTGCTCGGAGGGCGAGGAGAGCCGGAAGAAGCAGAACTGCCCGATCTTCATGCCCGGGTAGAGCTTGATCGGCAGCGTCGCGACGTTGGCGAGCTCGAGGGTGACGTGGCCGCTGAAGCCGGGGTCGACGAAGCCGGCGGTGGCGTGGGTGAGCAGCCCCAGACGCCCCAGCGACGACTTGCCCTCGACGCGGGCGGCGATGTCGTCGGGCAGCGAGACGACCTCGTAGGTCGAGCCCAGCACGAACTCGCCGGGGTGCAGGATGAACGCCTCGTCGCCCTCGGGCTCGATCATCCGGGTCAGGTCGGACTGGTCGGCCGCCGGGTCGATGTGCGGGTACTTGTGGTTCTCGAAGACCCGGAAGAACCGGTCGAGGCGCACGTCGATCGACGACGGTTGCAGCATCGCGGGGTCGAACGGGTCGAGGGCGACCCGCCCGGCGTCTATCTCGGCCATGATGTCGCGGTCGCTGAGCAGCACGGGCGCCAACCTACCGCCCGCGCCCCGCGGGCGGCAGGTGCCCGGGCCTCGGGGACAATGGCGTCATGAGCACGACCCCCACCTACTCCCGCTACGTCGCCATCGGCGACTCCTTCACCGAGGGCGTCGGCGACCACGACCCCGAGCGCCCCAACGGGGTGCGCGGCTGGGCCGACCGGGTCGCGGAGGCCCTCGGGGC
The Nocardioides marinisabuli genome window above contains:
- the dcd gene encoding dCTP deaminase; protein product: MLLSDRDIMAEIDAGRVALDPFDPAMLQPSSIDVRLDRFFRVFENHKYPHIDPAADQSDLTRMIEPEGDEAFILHPGEFVLGSTYEVVSLPDDIAARVEGKSSLGRLGLLTHATAGFVDPGFSGHVTLELANVATLPIKLYPGMKIGQFCFFRLSSPSEHPYGSEKYGSRYQGQRGPTPSRSFQSFHRTTI